One region of Diabrotica undecimpunctata isolate CICGRU chromosome 6, icDiaUnde3, whole genome shotgun sequence genomic DNA includes:
- the LOC140444699 gene encoding glucose dehydrogenase [FAD, quinone]-like: MQQLCFCIILFSTYCILTKGAWTKCSEENEIQYYERLVTRSRKDALAAVLSKNAREYQPKNQTVIDYGEYDFIIVGSGSAGSVLANRLSEVDHWRILVLEAGDFGNDETDMPGLYVDLPFTDYNWGFKTQPQQNACLGMVNKQCMFPRGKGFGGTSLINMLVYSRGSSLDFDKWAEVVEDSRWSYNSVLPYFIKSEKFNHRDQKAPVNWAVHGTNGLLNVEYHLPRNPQADAFIEANREIGEPIADYNGGTGLGASVYQTTTIRGKRDDTGKAFLQPFLKRKNLKLKKYIYVTKILINRKNKITEGVIFSCRHTKKQYIVRASKEVIISAGTVQTPQLLMLSGIGPKQHLHSLKIPVVQDLEVGSQLKDHPMAFVINFSTKNYSAPIRPLRDDVVDYLKGVGPLTSQGNSLAVGFYESSYTKGTGLPDIELIMYVSNSTGPTSQKQFGLTDQSYSETWKNVNVTTNCLILAVALHTASTGSIRLKSSDPYEYPLINPRFLSDPKSEDIEKLYEGLMLSLKLIKTKAFQKIGAKIDERPLKACESFEYASKDYWMCAIRQLSTDVYHPTSTCPMGPYPLKGDVVNSVCRVHGIKQLRVVDASVFPFTLAGHVNAPTIMVAEVISDVIKKEYKINV; encoded by the exons GGGCATGGACAAAATGTAG TGAAGAGAACGAAATACAATATTATGAAAGACTAGTAACCAGAAGCAGAAAAGATGCTTTAGCAGCTGTTTTATCTAAAAATGCCAGAGAGTACCAACCGAAAAATCAAACAGTTATTG ATTATGGTGAATATGATTTCATAATAGTTGGTTCAGGATCAGCTGGTTCAGTATTAGCTAACAGGCTCTCGGAAGTAGACCATTGGAGAATTTTAGTGCTAGAAGCTGGAGACTTTGGTAACGATGAAACTGATATGCCTGGCTTGTATGTAGATCTACCTTTTACCGACTACAACTGGGGATTCAAAACTCAACCACAACAAAATGCTTGTTTAG GTATGGTAAATAAACAATGTATGTTTCCACGTGGGAAAGGTTTTGGTGGCACCAGTCTAATCAACATGCTGGTTTACTCCAGAGGTTCCAGTCTAGACTTCGACAAATGGGCAGAAGTAGTGGAAGATTCAAGATGGTCGTATAACTCAGTTCTACCGTACTTCATAAAATCAGAAAAATTTAACCACCGCGATCAGAAAGCTCCAGTTAACTGGGCGGTTCATGGTACCAATGGTTTATTGAACGTTGAGTACCATTTACCAAGAAATCCTCAAGCAGACGCGTTTATTGAAGCCAATAGGGAAATAGGGGAACCGATTGCGGATTATAACGGAGGTACAGGATTGGGAGCGTCTGTTTATCAAACAACAACTATACGTGGCAAAAGAGATGACACTGGTAAAGCCTTTTTACAACCATTTCTAAAAAGGAAAAACttgaaacttaaaaaatatatttatgtaacaaaaattttaattaatcgTAAAAATAAGATAACAGAAGGGGTGATATTTTCCTGTCGACATACTAAGAAACAGTACATAGTTAGAGCCTCCAAAGAAGTAATCATAAGCGCCGGTACTGTGCAAACTCCACAACTATTAATGCTCTCTGGAATTGGACCAAAACAACATTTACACTCGTTAAAAATTCCTGTTGTACAAGATTTAGAAGTGGGAAGTCAATTAAAAGATCATCCCATGGCTTTTGTTATTAACTTCTCAACAAAAAACTATAGTGCTCCAATTCGACCTCTCAGAGATGATGTTGTAGATTATCTGAAAGGAGTTGGACCATTGACTTCTCAAGGAAATTCACTGGCAGTTGGATTTTACGAATCTTCATATACAAAAG GAACCGGCTTGCCTGATATAGAGCTCATAATGTATGTATCCAATTCTACAGGACCTACGTCTCAAAAACAGTTTGGTCTCACCGACCAATCATACAGCGAGACGTGGAAAAACGTAAACGTGACGACCAATTGCCTAATATTGGCTGTAGCGTTGCATACCGCTTCAACAGGTTCGATAAGACTTAAGAGCTCTGACCCTTACGAATATCCTTTAATAAATCCCAGATTTTTATCAGATCCGAAGAGTGAAGACATAGAAAAATTATATGAAGGCTTGATGCTATCTCTAAAATTGATTAAGACTAAAGCTTTCCAGAAAATTGGAGCTAAAATTGATGAAAGACCATTAAAAGCGTGTGAAAGCTTCGAATATGCAAGTAAGGATTATTGGATGTGTGCTATAAGACAGTTATCGACGGATGTTTATCATCCTACCTCCACCTGTCCAATGGGACCTTATCCTCTTAAAGGAGACGTTGTTAATTCCGTTTGCAGAGTTCATGGAATAAAACAGCTGAGAGTAGTGGACGCCAGTGTCTTTCCTTTTACTTTAGCTGGGCACGTTAATGCACCTACTATCATGGTAGCTGAAGTTATTTCAGATGTgattaaaaaagaatataaaataaatgtataa